A window of the Rhodoferax sp. GW822-FHT02A01 genome harbors these coding sequences:
- a CDS encoding phage holin family protein: MKLLIKWLLSAAALLAVAHLYSGVVVQSFSSALVAALVIGLFNAVLRPVLIVLTLPVTVLTLGLFLFVINALMFYWAAALLDGFQVQGFTAALIGSLLYTLIGLVINSALESLFFKQ; the protein is encoded by the coding sequence ATGAAACTTCTCATCAAATGGCTTTTGAGTGCCGCCGCCTTGTTGGCCGTGGCGCATCTGTACTCCGGCGTGGTGGTGCAGAGCTTTTCATCTGCCTTGGTGGCAGCGCTGGTCATCGGTCTTTTCAATGCCGTGCTGCGGCCCGTGCTGATTGTGCTGACCCTGCCGGTAACGGTGCTCACGCTGGGCCTGTTCCTGTTCGTCATCAACGCGCTGATGTTTTACTGGGCCGCGGCACTGCTGGACGGCTTCCAGGTACAGGGCTTCACGGCCGCACTGATCGGTTCGCTGCTCTACACCCTGATCGGGTTGGTGATCAACTCAGCGCTCGAGAGCCTGTTCTTTAAGCAGTGA
- a CDS encoding DUF3717 domain-containing protein has protein sequence MAGIHITDIEAAINYWRAREPSPDGVALPAPTRALAEVYALMVYYHESEADEASMPPKARDAWLDWYHSTPDTPCIAICSTSQGDALCKGCGRTFEEVQLWTEMTATQKRSTWRRITAEGTAWRFNKYAERAAEGGGPADSEALVIRR, from the coding sequence TTGGCAGGCATACACATTACCGACATCGAGGCGGCCATCAATTACTGGCGCGCGCGCGAACCCTCGCCGGATGGCGTGGCTTTGCCTGCGCCCACGCGCGCGCTGGCCGAGGTGTATGCCTTGATGGTGTACTACCACGAGAGCGAAGCGGACGAGGCGTCCATGCCGCCCAAGGCACGGGATGCCTGGCTGGACTGGTACCACTCCACGCCGGACACGCCGTGCATCGCGATCTGCTCCACCAGCCAGGGCGATGCCTTGTGCAAGGGCTGTGGTCGTACCTTTGAAGAGGTGCAACTCTGGACCGAAATGACGGCCACGCAAAAACGCTCCACCTGGCGCCGCATCACTGCTGAAGGCACTGCCTGGCGCTTCAACAAATACGCAGAGCGCGCTGCAGAGGGGGGGGGCCCAGCCGACTCCGAAGCATTGGTGATCCGGCGCTGA
- a CDS encoding M48 family metalloprotease, translating into MAQQNAPAALPNLGDSSDLSPAAERRIGDRIARELYRDPDYLDDLVITDYVQDIWQPLLAAARQRGELTGQIDEAFAWEILMGRDRTVNAFALPGGYFGLHLGLVGIVTSRDELASVLAHELSHVTQRHISRSMARQSAQAPWVMGALILGMLAASKDASAAQATIVGSQAAAAQNQLNYSRDMEREADRIGFGVQTQAGFAPQGFVSMFEKLQQSNRLNDNGGYPYLRTHPLTTERIADMQSRVRQSDKATLQPASSMEHTMVAARARLLANGAVDALRLWEQEVQPAHLLKQPAAAQVGTLYGATLAALKLRDFPQAQALLTRLKERTQNDPAASRLTRLLAIDAALAQGNIALADTVAKELADASRASVLTRAHVDTLAGRAPVAAQNLQTWVSNHPRDATAWQLLAAADSASARLVAAVRAEAEVNVAQMDYAAALTRFKAAQDMARKSGTQADLIEASIVDVRARQMESLLKEQALER; encoded by the coding sequence TTGGCCCAGCAAAATGCACCAGCTGCCCTTCCCAACCTGGGTGACAGCAGTGACCTGTCCCCGGCAGCGGAGCGTCGTATCGGCGACCGCATAGCGCGCGAGCTGTACCGGGACCCGGACTATCTGGATGACCTCGTCATCACCGATTATGTGCAGGACATCTGGCAACCCTTGCTCGCCGCAGCGCGTCAGCGGGGGGAGTTGACGGGGCAGATTGACGAAGCGTTTGCCTGGGAAATCCTGATGGGGCGGGACCGCACGGTAAATGCGTTTGCGCTGCCCGGCGGCTACTTTGGCCTGCATCTGGGACTGGTCGGTATCGTCACCAGCCGGGACGAGCTGGCTTCGGTTCTGGCGCACGAGCTCAGCCACGTGACGCAGCGCCACATCTCCCGTTCCATGGCACGCCAGTCAGCCCAGGCGCCATGGGTGATGGGGGCGCTGATCCTCGGTATGCTGGCGGCCAGCAAGGATGCCAGCGCAGCCCAGGCCACCATAGTGGGCAGCCAGGCTGCCGCAGCGCAGAACCAGCTCAACTATTCGCGTGACATGGAGCGCGAAGCAGACCGCATCGGCTTTGGGGTGCAGACCCAGGCGGGATTTGCTCCCCAGGGCTTTGTCAGCATGTTTGAAAAACTGCAACAGTCCAATCGCCTCAATGACAACGGTGGGTACCCCTATCTGCGCACCCATCCGTTGACCACCGAACGTATTGCCGACATGCAGTCCCGGGTGCGCCAGTCCGACAAGGCAACGCTTCAGCCTGCAAGCAGCATGGAGCACACCATGGTCGCAGCCCGAGCAAGACTGCTTGCCAACGGCGCCGTTGACGCCTTGCGTCTGTGGGAGCAGGAGGTACAGCCAGCGCATTTGCTCAAGCAACCTGCCGCCGCGCAGGTCGGCACTTTGTATGGTGCTACCCTGGCCGCGCTCAAGTTGCGGGATTTTCCCCAGGCGCAGGCCCTGTTAACCCGCCTGAAAGAACGTACCCAGAACGATCCAGCCGCCAGCCGCCTAACTCGGTTGCTGGCCATTGATGCGGCGCTGGCCCAAGGCAACATTGCACTGGCAGACACGGTAGCCAAAGAGTTAGCGGACGCCAGTCGCGCTTCCGTATTGACGCGCGCACATGTCGACACGCTGGCGGGTCGCGCGCCGGTTGCGGCGCAGAACCTGCAAACCTGGGTGTCCAACCATCCGCGTGACGCCACTGCTTGGCAATTGCTGGCAGCGGCAGACAGCGCTAGCGCCCGCCTGGTAGCCGCCGTGCGCGCCGAGGCAGAAGTCAATGTGGCGCAAATGGACTATGCGGCGGCGCTTACCCGCTTCAAGGCGGCGCAGGACATGGCACGCAAGAGCGGTACGCAGGCAGACCTTATCGAAGCGTCCATCGTGGACGTGCGTGCCCGCCAGATGGAATCACTGCTTAAAGAACAGGCTCTCGAGCGCTGA
- a CDS encoding TerC family protein: MELFSVHWWSSLLSIVLIDLVLAGDNAIVIALAARNLPLHLKSKAILWGTVGAISVRALMTIGVVWLLRIPGLMALGGLCLLWIAYQLLADEGGEAHDDPQATSFMGAMKTIIVADALMGVDNVLGVAGAAHGAFDLVIIGLLVSVPIVVYGSTVVLHLVERFPVIIQLGAAVLAFTAAKMVVSEPLLADFFGAAHTPSEPLQTGARWAAYALAVAGVLGAGWWVKHRKVH; this comes from the coding sequence ATGGAACTGTTTTCTGTGCACTGGTGGTCTTCGCTGTTGTCCATCGTGCTGATCGATCTGGTGCTGGCAGGTGATAACGCCATTGTCATTGCGCTGGCGGCGCGCAATCTGCCGCTCCACCTGAAATCCAAGGCGATTCTGTGGGGCACCGTGGGTGCCATTTCTGTGCGCGCACTGATGACGATAGGCGTGGTCTGGCTGCTGCGCATTCCGGGCCTGATGGCCCTGGGCGGTCTGTGTCTGCTGTGGATTGCCTACCAACTGCTGGCGGACGAAGGCGGCGAAGCGCACGACGATCCCCAGGCGACTTCTTTCATGGGTGCCATGAAGACCATCATCGTGGCCGATGCGCTCATGGGCGTGGACAACGTACTGGGTGTGGCAGGAGCGGCGCATGGCGCTTTTGATCTGGTGATCATCGGCCTGCTGGTCAGCGTACCCATCGTCGTCTACGGCAGTACGGTGGTGCTCCATTTGGTCGAGCGTTTCCCCGTGATCATCCAGTTGGGAGCGGCTGTGCTGGCCTTCACTGCTGCCAAGATGGTGGTGAGCGAACCTTTGTTGGCGGACTTTTTCGGTGCGGCCCACACACCTTCGGAGCCGCTGCAAACCGGCGCACGCTGGGCCGCATACGCGCTGGCCGTTGCCGGCGTCCTGGGTGCTGGCTGGTGGGTCAAGCACAGGAAGGTCCATTGA
- the purB gene encoding adenylosuccinate lyase produces the protein MTFSAISALSPLDGRYAAKLSTLRPLTSELGYMHRRVQVEVAWFIALSDAGFDEFKPLSAGARTYLLGLVKNFSEADGEAIKAIEKTTNHDVKAVEYWIKSKFEARPELEKAGEFVHFACTSEDINNTSHALQLRASRDVVVLPLLDKIVLKLRDMAHAYADVPMLSRTHGQTASPTTVGKEIANVVVRLQAACDRIAAVKILAKMNGAVGNYNAHLSAWPDFDWEAFSKKVVETPEPLGLGLNFQPYSIQIEPHDYMAELFDAVARANTILVDLSRDIWGYVSLGYFKQKLRDGEVGSSTMPHKVNPIDFENAEGNLGLANAVLRHLAEKLPVSRWQRDLTDSTVLRNIGVALGYAALSYQSLMTGLNKLEINTAAIAEDLDSSWEVLAEPIQTVMRRFGLPQPYEQLKKFTRGEAMTKELMRGFIAGLDIPQAEKDRLLAMTPATYTGKAAELAKRV, from the coding sequence ATGACTTTCTCCGCCATTTCCGCCCTTTCGCCCCTGGACGGCCGCTACGCTGCCAAACTCTCCACCCTGCGCCCGCTGACCAGCGAGCTCGGCTACATGCACCGGCGCGTGCAGGTCGAAGTCGCCTGGTTCATCGCACTGAGTGACGCAGGCTTTGACGAATTCAAGCCGCTCAGTGCCGGAGCGCGCACTTACTTGTTGGGCCTGGTGAAGAACTTTTCGGAAGCCGACGGCGAAGCCATCAAGGCCATCGAAAAGACCACCAACCACGATGTGAAGGCGGTGGAGTACTGGATCAAGTCCAAGTTCGAAGCCCGTCCCGAACTGGAAAAGGCCGGCGAATTCGTGCACTTCGCCTGCACCAGTGAAGACATCAACAACACCAGCCACGCGCTGCAGCTTCGCGCTTCCCGTGACGTGGTGGTGCTTCCGCTGCTCGACAAGATCGTGCTCAAGCTACGCGACATGGCCCACGCCTATGCCGACGTGCCCATGCTCAGCCGCACCCACGGACAGACTGCCAGCCCCACCACCGTGGGCAAGGAAATCGCCAATGTGGTGGTGCGCCTGCAGGCCGCATGCGACCGCATTGCGGCCGTCAAGATCCTGGCCAAGATGAACGGCGCCGTGGGCAACTACAACGCCCATCTGTCGGCCTGGCCCGACTTCGACTGGGAAGCCTTCAGCAAAAAAGTGGTGGAAACACCCGAGCCCCTGGGTCTGGGCCTGAACTTCCAGCCTTACAGCATTCAGATCGAGCCGCACGACTACATGGCCGAACTGTTTGACGCGGTCGCCCGTGCCAACACCATTCTGGTGGACCTCTCGCGCGACATCTGGGGCTATGTGTCACTGGGCTACTTCAAGCAGAAGCTGCGCGATGGCGAAGTAGGTTCCAGCACCATGCCGCACAAGGTGAACCCGATTGACTTTGAAAATGCCGAGGGCAATCTGGGCCTGGCCAACGCCGTGCTGCGCCACCTGGCAGAGAAACTGCCCGTGTCGCGCTGGCAGCGCGACCTGACCGACTCCACCGTGCTGCGCAACATCGGCGTGGCCCTGGGCTATGCAGCACTGTCCTACCAGTCGCTCATGACCGGTCTGAACAAGCTGGAAATCAATACCGCCGCCATCGCGGAGGACCTGGATTCGTCTTGGGAAGTGCTGGCCGAACCGATCCAGACCGTGATGCGCCGCTTTGGTCTGCCGCAGCCTTATGAGCAGCTCAAGAAGTTCACCCGCGGCGAGGCCATGACCAAGGAGCTGATGCGCGGATTCATCGCCGGTCTGGATATTCCGCAGGCTGAGAAAGACCGCTTGTTGGCCATGACCCCTGCGACCTATACCGGTAAGGCGGCGGAGCTCGCGAAAAGGGTTTAA
- a CDS encoding SDR family NAD(P)-dependent oxidoreductase: protein MAFFTRTNRPLSDWQGKRVWIVGASSGIGEATASALHAQGARVIVSARNLQALQNFVDRHAGAQALALDATDRHAVRSAADSVLALGALDCVVYCAGYYNPMRAQTLQLQDALRHMEVNYTGALYLLDALLPQLVAQGNSHISLVGSVAGYRGLPNSLAYGPSKAALIHLAETLYLDLKTSGVGVSIINPGFVETPLTAKNDFAMPALMTPPQAAQAILKGWASGAFEIHFPKRFTWWLKLLRVLPYRAYFALVARATS, encoded by the coding sequence ATGGCTTTTTTCACGCGCACCAACCGACCCCTGAGCGACTGGCAGGGCAAGCGCGTCTGGATCGTGGGCGCAAGCTCCGGCATCGGCGAGGCCACGGCCAGTGCGCTGCATGCGCAGGGCGCCCGCGTGATCGTCTCGGCCCGAAACCTGCAAGCCTTGCAGAACTTTGTGGACAGACACGCCGGAGCCCAGGCGCTGGCGCTGGACGCCACCGACCGGCATGCGGTGCGATCGGCAGCAGACAGCGTGCTGGCACTGGGTGCGCTGGACTGCGTGGTGTACTGCGCGGGCTACTACAACCCGATGCGGGCGCAAACCCTGCAGTTGCAAGACGCCCTGCGCCACATGGAGGTGAACTACACCGGGGCCCTGTACCTGCTGGATGCCCTGTTGCCGCAACTGGTAGCACAAGGGAACAGCCACATCAGCCTGGTGGGCAGCGTAGCCGGGTATCGGGGGTTGCCCAACAGCCTGGCCTACGGCCCGAGCAAGGCCGCCCTCATCCACCTGGCCGAAACGCTGTATTTGGATTTGAAGACCTCCGGCGTGGGCGTGTCCATCATCAACCCCGGCTTTGTGGAAACACCGCTCACGGCCAAGAATGACTTTGCCATGCCAGCGTTGATGACACCGCCACAGGCGGCGCAGGCGATTCTGAAAGGCTGGGCCAGCGGTGCATTCGAAATCCACTTCCCCAAGCGCTTCACCTGGTGGCTCAAGCTGCTGCGCGTGTTACCGTACCGCGCCTACTTCGCATTGGTTGCACGCGCCACATCATGA
- a CDS encoding YaeQ family protein, which yields MALKSTIYKANLQIADIDNSYYADHALTLARHPSETDERMMVRLVALALQAHKLQSVCGGDGTLAFGAGLSDPDEPDAWLRDFTGQTRLWIEVGQPEDKPLIKACGKADEVVLYCFNHAAEVWWRGMESKLSRPKNLSVLRIPTAASQALIPLAQRSMQLQATIQEGVLTLGDSAHTVDIEPIRWK from the coding sequence ATGGCACTCAAATCAACCATCTACAAGGCCAATCTGCAGATCGCAGACATTGACAACAGCTACTACGCGGACCATGCGTTGACCTTGGCGCGCCACCCCAGCGAAACCGATGAACGCATGATGGTGCGCCTGGTGGCGCTGGCCTTGCAAGCGCACAAGCTGCAAAGCGTGTGTGGGGGTGACGGCACGCTGGCGTTTGGCGCAGGACTGTCAGATCCGGATGAGCCTGATGCCTGGCTGCGCGACTTCACCGGGCAGACGCGGCTCTGGATCGAAGTGGGCCAGCCCGAAGACAAGCCCTTGATCAAGGCCTGCGGCAAGGCAGATGAAGTGGTACTGTATTGCTTCAACCATGCGGCCGAAGTCTGGTGGAGGGGCATGGAAAGCAAGCTGAGTCGTCCCAAGAACTTGTCCGTGCTGCGAATTCCGACCGCTGCCAGCCAGGCACTGATTCCGCTGGCCCAGCGCAGCATGCAGCTGCAGGCCACGATTCAGGAAGGTGTGCTGACGTTGGGGGACAGTGCACACACTGTCGACATCGAACCCATTCGCTGGAAATAG
- a CDS encoding MFS transporter, which translates to MGFPLAFVALPLYVVLPHHYATTLHVPLAALGALMLGARLLDAVIDPLLGRWSDHLYAQSNPLVLRWGGVAALALALGFALLFFPPVNTPTALLVWAGLALLLTYTAFSALSILHQSWGARLGGDETQRSRIVAWREGWGLLGVVLASVAPFTLGMEATTVLFALALAGGWWAWRQAVQPPSVARVHAVRAPEPLWLPFSRPAFRALLAVFMANGIASAVPATLILFFVQDRLQAPAHLQPFFLGSYFLCAALSMPLWLCLVPRLGLARTWGLGMLMAIAVFAFAAQLGAGDSAAFMVVCALSGVALGTDLALPAALLAGTIAASGDRGQAEGAYFGWWNFATKLNLALAAGVALPLLGLSGYTPGAQDATALRTLTFAYCLVPCALKLLAATLLYNLIIRKPPCNDAS; encoded by the coding sequence ATGGGTTTTCCCCTGGCGTTTGTGGCCCTGCCGTTGTACGTGGTGCTGCCCCACCACTATGCGACCACGCTGCATGTGCCACTGGCAGCACTGGGCGCGCTCATGCTGGGTGCACGTCTGCTCGATGCCGTGATTGACCCGTTGCTGGGGCGCTGGAGCGACCACCTGTATGCCCAGTCCAATCCCCTCGTCCTGCGCTGGGGCGGTGTGGCGGCCTTGGCACTGGCTCTGGGATTTGCACTACTGTTCTTCCCGCCAGTGAACACGCCAACCGCGCTGCTGGTGTGGGCTGGGCTGGCACTGCTGCTGACCTACACGGCCTTCAGTGCGCTGTCGATACTGCACCAGTCCTGGGGTGCCCGGCTCGGTGGAGATGAAACACAGCGCAGCCGCATCGTGGCCTGGCGCGAAGGCTGGGGTCTGTTGGGGGTGGTGCTGGCCTCGGTTGCTCCGTTCACCCTGGGCATGGAGGCCACGACCGTGCTGTTTGCATTGGCGCTGGCAGGCGGCTGGTGGGCCTGGAGACAGGCCGTGCAGCCTCCGTCCGTGGCCCGCGTGCACGCTGTACGAGCCCCGGAGCCCCTGTGGCTGCCCTTCTCTCGCCCTGCGTTCCGCGCCCTGCTGGCGGTCTTCATGGCCAACGGCATCGCCAGTGCAGTACCTGCCACATTGATTCTCTTCTTCGTTCAGGACCGCCTGCAGGCGCCGGCCCATCTACAACCCTTCTTTCTCGGCAGCTATTTCCTGTGCGCTGCGCTATCCATGCCCTTGTGGCTGTGTCTAGTGCCGAGGCTGGGGCTGGCGCGCACCTGGGGACTGGGCATGCTGATGGCGATCGCCGTGTTTGCATTTGCCGCCCAGCTGGGCGCGGGGGACTCCGCTGCCTTCATGGTGGTGTGCGCACTATCCGGCGTGGCACTGGGTACCGACCTGGCCCTGCCCGCTGCGCTGCTGGCCGGGACCATAGCCGCCTCTGGCGACAGAGGGCAGGCAGAGGGCGCCTACTTCGGCTGGTGGAACTTCGCTACCAAGCTCAACCTGGCGCTGGCTGCCGGCGTCGCCCTGCCGCTGCTGGGCCTGTCAGGCTACACACCGGGTGCGCAGGATGCAACCGCATTGCGCACCCTCACCTTTGCTTACTGCCTGGTGCCCTGCGCACTCAAGCTGCTCGCAGCCACGCTGCTCTACAACCTCATCATCCGCAAACCACCATGCAACGACGCCTCCTGA
- a CDS encoding nuclear transport factor 2 family protein, whose amino-acid sequence MNASTSSDTECTAAAARLAAYFETLSPRSVAEVAKYYASDARFKDPFNDVRGTAEIRAIFEHMFETLDQPRFVVTQQVIQGAHCFMTWEFRFGFKRFKQGQPQVILGATHLEFSGQGLVTLHRDYWDAAEELYEKLPLLGGLMRWLKRKANS is encoded by the coding sequence ATGAACGCATCCACTTCATCCGACACGGAATGCACTGCCGCAGCCGCACGCCTGGCCGCGTATTTCGAAACGCTCAGCCCGCGCAGCGTGGCGGAAGTCGCGAAGTATTACGCCAGTGACGCGCGCTTCAAGGACCCTTTCAATGACGTACGCGGCACTGCCGAGATACGCGCAATCTTCGAGCACATGTTCGAGACGCTGGACCAGCCGCGTTTTGTGGTGACCCAGCAGGTGATCCAGGGCGCGCACTGCTTCATGACCTGGGAATTCCGCTTTGGCTTCAAGCGCTTCAAGCAGGGCCAACCCCAGGTGATTCTGGGCGCCACCCATCTGGAGTTTTCAGGCCAAGGCCTAGTGACCCTGCACCGCGACTATTGGGATGCAGCAGAAGAGCTGTATGAAAAACTTCCGCTGCTGGGGGGCCTGATGCGCTGGCTCAAGCGCAAGGCCAACAGCTAG
- a CDS encoding glutathione S-transferase N-terminal domain-containing protein: protein MKLIGSTTSPYVRKVRVVMAEKKLEYAFVQEDVWAEGTTISGSNPLGKVPCLIMEGAEALFDSRVIVEYLDTLSPVGKLIPTVGRERAEIKTWEALADGVLDASILARLESTWAGRTEVQRSQAWIDRQIHKVNDALKAMSLGLGDKAFCSGIHLTLADIAVGCALGYLDFRFPDLSWRSEYPNLVKLHDKLMQRPSFADTVPV from the coding sequence ATGAAATTAATCGGATCCACCACTAGTCCCTACGTACGCAAGGTGCGCGTAGTGATGGCGGAAAAGAAGCTCGAATACGCATTCGTCCAGGAGGACGTCTGGGCCGAAGGCACGACCATTTCCGGCTCCAACCCGCTGGGCAAGGTGCCTTGCCTGATCATGGAAGGTGCTGAAGCGCTATTCGACTCGCGCGTGATCGTGGAATACCTGGACACCCTGTCGCCAGTGGGCAAGCTCATTCCCACCGTGGGCCGTGAGCGCGCCGAAATCAAGACCTGGGAGGCACTGGCCGATGGTGTGCTCGATGCCTCCATCCTGGCGCGCCTGGAGTCCACCTGGGCCGGTCGCACCGAAGTACAGCGCAGCCAGGCCTGGATAGACCGGCAGATCCACAAAGTCAACGACGCCCTCAAGGCCATGAGCCTGGGGCTGGGGGACAAGGCGTTCTGCTCCGGCATCCATCTCACCCTTGCCGACATTGCCGTGGGTTGTGCCCTGGGTTATTTGGACTTCCGTTTCCCCGACTTGAGCTGGCGCAGTGAGTATCCCAATCTGGTCAAGCTGCACGACAAGCTGATGCAGCGCCCCAGCTTCGCTGACACGGTTCCAGTCTGA
- the tfpZ gene encoding TfpX/TfpZ family type IV pilin accessory protein: MDLPVVHTIAVYCTHHTDMELARLPTGLNDRRVSRIKAAAIHLLISLGIAALAAALVFGIWYPYPYREISGGRELFFLVVTVDVIMGPLITLTLFNPKKKSLELRVDLTIVAILQLLALTYGLWTVYEARPVHLVFEGDRFRVVHAVDISTDLLQQVPQGINALPLTGPTMLGLREFRDQNEKMQYTMAAIQGVQLAFRPDLWQPYSASVSQVLKASKPVSELTARFPKRASNIEAVLSKVGRNGLSANYLPLIGRDKFWTAFLDPVTAEVIATMPLDSF, translated from the coding sequence ATGGATTTACCTGTCGTTCATACAATCGCGGTTTATTGCACACATCATACGGATATGGAACTTGCGCGACTGCCCACTGGACTGAACGATCGCCGCGTATCCCGCATCAAAGCGGCAGCTATACATCTATTGATCAGTCTTGGCATTGCCGCCTTGGCAGCAGCACTGGTATTTGGCATTTGGTATCCCTATCCCTATCGGGAAATTTCTGGCGGGCGGGAACTCTTCTTCTTGGTGGTGACTGTTGATGTGATCATGGGCCCTCTCATTACGCTGACGCTATTCAATCCCAAAAAGAAGTCTTTGGAACTTCGAGTCGATCTAACCATTGTCGCCATATTGCAGTTGCTGGCTCTAACTTACGGATTGTGGACGGTATACGAGGCGCGGCCTGTGCATCTGGTGTTTGAAGGTGATCGCTTTCGTGTTGTGCACGCGGTGGATATTTCGACGGATCTGCTGCAACAAGTTCCTCAAGGCATTAATGCACTCCCGCTGACAGGGCCAACCATGCTGGGTCTGCGGGAATTCAGGGACCAGAATGAGAAGATGCAGTACACCATGGCTGCCATACAGGGGGTACAACTGGCCTTTCGACCGGACCTCTGGCAACCTTATTCGGCAAGTGTTAGTCAGGTACTCAAAGCATCAAAACCGGTCAGTGAGCTCACGGCACGGTTTCCCAAACGTGCTTCGAACATTGAGGCCGTATTGTCTAAAGTTGGCAGGAATGGACTGTCTGCCAATTATTTGCCATTGATCGGGCGCGACAAATTCTGGACCGCATTCCTTGACCCTGTCACCGCTGAAGTAATTGCGACCATGCCGCTGGATTCATTTTGA
- a CDS encoding chalcone isomerase family protein codes for MNHSRRTALMRATVAAWFAVSGLATAFAARAQGTSALPTELDSELPGLQKLGSARMRFFGFDIYEARLWVGSSFKPEAYAATPFALELNYLRSLNGKAIAERSLKEMQRQGGFGAEQEKAWLAAMVRTFPDVKAGDRIVGAHFPGTGARFWFNGQSLPAIRDADFSRVFFGIWLADASSEPQLRASLLGRSAS; via the coding sequence ATGAACCACTCCCGGCGTACCGCCTTGATGCGCGCCACCGTCGCCGCATGGTTTGCCGTCAGCGGATTGGCAACCGCTTTTGCAGCACGGGCCCAAGGCACAAGCGCTCTGCCAACAGAACTGGACAGCGAATTGCCGGGCCTGCAAAAGCTGGGCTCCGCCCGCATGCGCTTCTTCGGTTTTGATATCTACGAAGCCCGGTTATGGGTGGGCAGTAGCTTCAAGCCGGAGGCCTATGCAGCCACGCCCTTTGCGCTCGAACTGAACTACTTGCGCAGCCTGAACGGCAAGGCGATTGCCGAGCGCTCCCTCAAGGAGATGCAGCGCCAGGGAGGCTTTGGCGCCGAGCAGGAAAAGGCCTGGCTTGCGGCCATGGTGCGCACTTTTCCCGATGTGAAGGCGGGGGACCGCATCGTCGGTGCGCACTTTCCTGGTACCGGCGCGCGCTTCTGGTTCAACGGCCAGTCCCTGCCCGCCATCCGGGATGCGGACTTCAGCCGCGTCTTCTTCGGCATCTGGCTGGCGGACGCCAGCAGCGAGCCACAACTGCGTGCCAGCCTGCTGGGGCGCAGCGCGTCATGA
- a CDS encoding DUF3833 domain-containing protein produces MQRRLLTTFLATSAALVLGGCSGVQIDRYTNEKPMLDLRQYFNGTLDAYGVFTDRSGAVVKRFSVVMVCSWQGNEGTLDEDFSYSDGSKQKRVWHLTRQADGRYVGRADDVVGLAQGESRGNAFHWNYTLNLPVDGSVYEVQFDDWMYLMNDKVMLNKATMSKFGVRLGEVTLSFSKR; encoded by the coding sequence ATGCAACGACGCCTCCTGACCACCTTTCTCGCCACCTCCGCCGCCCTGGTTCTGGGCGGCTGCAGCGGCGTGCAGATTGACCGCTATACCAATGAAAAACCAATGCTGGACCTGCGGCAGTATTTCAACGGCACCCTCGACGCCTATGGTGTCTTCACCGACCGGTCGGGTGCCGTCGTCAAGCGCTTCAGCGTAGTCATGGTGTGCAGTTGGCAGGGAAATGAAGGCACACTGGACGAAGACTTCAGCTATTCGGATGGCAGCAAGCAAAAGCGCGTCTGGCACCTGACGCGGCAAGCCGATGGCCGGTATGTGGGGCGCGCCGATGATGTGGTGGGACTGGCCCAGGGCGAGAGCCGGGGCAATGCATTTCACTGGAACTACACACTGAATCTGCCAGTGGACGGGTCGGTATACGAGGTGCAGTTTGACGACTGGATGTACCTCATGAACGACAAGGTGATGCTCAACAAGGCCACCATGAGCAAGTTCGGCGTGCGCCTGGGTGAGGTCACCCTTTCTTTTTCCAAACGCTGA